A single window of Huiozyma naganishii CBS 8797 chromosome 10, complete genome DNA harbors:
- the KNAG0J01580 gene encoding uncharacterized protein (similar to Saccharomyces cerevisiae WTM2 (YOR229W) and UME1 (YPL139C); ancestral locus Anc_8.651) has translation MSAEVAPSTASSDTVELDQANIILNEEFKIWKKTIPSLYKHISTFKPAISQGSAVLEDEKELKRAIVFTDKLVPDKNNGTLSTSVLCSQGSNIYTFETFLPLGVHYTSGANALTSCQYNEHTIEQAIEFGERSQHWVWQNETVNKLFYVGDEDVKFIALAESGALGWFKDGLKPPQKVLCGSEMQGSDVRASVDADVSSDGTLIVKCLPMKDTLTLVGNTRENRGNLVRSIAVDNASTIRCIKFIGSDIFACCSRDNLVRFYSSKSNNQEPVWLLRIPDSNGTIECIGSSLLMPTLVAFGTSNGTIKIWDTRSIRATSGLAVNENPLLRLNHLQQEGVVDIQFSAVSPTQFITVGSKGNVYHWDLEYLMGKGDDDSEIEAINQADLQEECLAFYHTGGCRRSIGTLSKKNTAQLHSTIGELVVTVDADGLVTVYIPFNGRYETEIKEDEALQKENDTPQDEASKSENV, from the coding sequence ATGTCTGCAGAGGTAGCCCCCAGCACCGCGAGTAGCGACACTGTGGAGTTGGATCAGGCGAACATTATTTTGAATGAGGAATTCAAAATATGGAAGAAGACGATTCCATCGTTGTACAAGCACATTTCAACGTTCAAGCCTGCAATTAGTCAAGGTTCAGCAGTACTGGAGGATgagaaggaattgaagaggGCCATAGTATTTACGGATAAGTTGGTGCCggacaagaacaacggCACTTTATCGACCAGCGTGTTGTGCTCACAGGGGAGTAACATATACACCTTCGAGACTTTCTTACCGTTGGGGGTGCACTATACGTCCGGTGCCAACGCACTGACGAGCTGTCAATACAACGAGCACACTATTGAGCAAGCCATAGAGTTTGGGGAAAGAAGCCAGCATTGGGTCTGGCAAAACGAGACTGTAAACAAGCTGTTTTACGTCGGGGATGAGGACGTCAAGTTTATTGCTCTTGCCGAGAGTGGAGCGTTGGGCTGGTTTAAGGACGGGTTGAAACCGCCTCAGAAAGTTTTGTGCGGTTCCGAGATGCAAGGGAGCGACGTCCGTGCGAGTGTCGATGCAGATGTGTCAAGTGATGGTACACTTATAGTGAAGTGTCTACCGATGAAGGATACGCTGACTCTCGTTGGCAATACCAGGGAAAACCGCGGCAATTTGGTACGCAGCATTGCGGTGGACAACGCAAGCACCATTAGGTGTATCAAGTTCATTGGAAGTGACATATTTGCATGCTGTTCAAGGGACAACCTTGTCCGTTTCTACAGCAGCAAATCGAATAATCAAGAACCGGTATGGCTATTGAGGATACCAGATTCGAATGGTACTATCGAGTGTATAGGAAGCTCTCTTCTGATGCCCACATTGGTTGCCTTCGGTACGAGCAACGGTACGATTAAAATCTGGGATACGCGCTCCATCAGGGCCACCTCCGGCCTTGCGGTAAACGAGAACCCACTGCTGAGACTCAACCATCTGCAGCAGGAAGGTGTCGTTGATATCCAGTTCTCCGCCGTGTCCCCTACACAGTTCATCACTGTGGGGTCCAAGGGCAACGTGTACCACTGGGATTTGGAGTACCTGATGGGGAAGGGCGATGACGATTCTGAAATAGAGGCAATCAACCAGGCAGACTTGCAAGAGGAGTGTCTGGCGTTCTACCACACCGGCGGTTGCCGGCGATCGATCGGGACGCTgtcaaagaaaaatacgGCGCAGCTGCACTCGACGATCGGCGAGCTTGTCGTGACAGTGGATGCAGATGGGCTGGTCACTGTCTACATACCTTTTAATGGCAGGTACGAAACAGAGATCAAAGAAGACGAAGCCCTACAGAAGGAAAATGACACTCCACAAGATGAAGCCTCCAAATCAGAAAACGTCTAG
- the KNAG0J01590 gene encoding uncharacterized protein (similar to Saccharomyces cerevisiae KIN4 (YOR233W) and YPL141C; ancestral locus Anc_8.654), which translates to MSTASNRRHTFYGGNLTSLNAEGGDARRRKTGNAKCPSFGPYLIGSTLGQGGFGKVKMGWTTPMGNKGIYDVPKQVAIKLIKRDSISNDKSKEVKIYREINALKQLHHPNIVKLEEVLQNSKYIGIVLEYASGGEFYKYIQKRRVLKEHVACRLFAQLISGVHYIHSKGLVHRDLKLENLLLDKHENLIITDFGFVNEYFSQNELMTTSCGSPCYAAPELVISTQPYQGRRADLWSCGIILFAMLAGYLPWDDDKDNPDGEDIAKLYYYITHTALKFPEYITPIPRDLLRRILVADPRRRVTLREIQGHQWLKKHAQFLSIQPEEWDRISQSKNITRLPKHNKHYSTRPLSVCSVSSTSSTLHKKDKRDSLIIDSALITFPAPPRENQSHVLAIPSSPSPEIRRSRSPTKSSIKGHCRSNSAASIALQAVVDAEREQTKSVTNEDDLPPLINNIQADEWHPKIMHSSPSFGNKFPMDNSPVMQKTAGFQHPYSTLTDKENVINETNPVKPACGKPGNSETTRYPPPTFLDSVSLHPSQTSTGPVINSTYQYQQSGRHLYHSNHRKPRPTSYYPGLFSPVMEHGPAYTLTSTSPVNVPSQPSINYSSSSRLATSPFDSIVNLGSDTAITSTKSCEVSPKLSTRRSSSFTDKASLETSGASGDLIQSKHDIESLIKKVQERTTDSSYKVQEQVPGANGQPLMLRTKKSSRQMLLSPENKKRYSLFSMPTSEMVTPGSRQRNRNSAYVAASYASTAPVRRNKETNETEDTLSELPPKPQTASGATARPDRNSTAKRVIDFFKRKSMKL; encoded by the coding sequence ATGTCTACTGCTAGTAACCGGCGCCATACTTTTTATGGCGGGAATCTCACCTCGTTGAATGCAGAAGGGGGAGACGCAAGGCGTAGAAAGACTGGTAACGCGAAATGCCCCTCGTTTGGCCCGTACCTCATCGGGTCCACATTGGGCCAAGGTGGGTTTGGCAAAGTTAAGATGGGGTGGACTACACCTATGGGGAACAAGGGTATCTACGACGTACCGAAGCAGGTCGCGATAAAACTCATAAAGAGGGACTCAATTTCTAACGACAAGAGCAAAGAGGTGAAGATATACAGAGAGATCAATGCGTTGAAGCAACTGCACCATCCGAACATTGTGAAGTTGGAAGAAGTATTGCAGAACTCAAAATACATTGGAATTGTGCTCGAGTACGCTTCTGGAGGTGAATTCTACAAGTACATTCAAAAGAGACGCGTGTTGAAGGAACACGTAGCGTGCAGACTCTTTGCGCAGTTGATCAGCGGGGTTCACTACATACACTCCAAGGGGTTGGTGCACAGAGATCTGAAATTGGAAAACTTGTTGCTTGACAAGCACGAAAACTTGATTATAACGGATTTCGGGTTCGTCAACGAATACTTCTCCCAAAACGAACTGATGACTACGTCCTGTGGTTCGCCGTGCTACGCAGCTCCCGAACTGGTCATCAGCACACAACCTTACCAGGGGAGAAGAGCAGATCTATGGTCTTGTGGGATAATTCTATTCGCGATGTTGGCCGGTTATTTGCCTTGGGATGACGACAAGGACAATCCCGATGGTGAAGATATTGCCAAACTGTACTACTACATTACTCATACTGCTTTGAAATTCCCTGAATACATAACACCTATCCCACGAGATTTACTGCGGAGAATACTAGTAGCTGATCCGAGAAGGAGGGTCACGCTCAGAGAAATACAGGGACACCAgtggttgaagaagcaTGCCCAGTTCTTGTCCATCCAGCCAGAGGAGTGGGATAGAATATCCCAATCCAAAAATATCACCAGATTACCCAAACACAATAAACACTACAGTACGAGACCGTTGTCTGTGTGCTCCGTGTCATCCACATCATCCACTTTGCATAAAAAGGACAAGCGCGATTCTTTAATTATCGACTCTGCCTTGATAACGTTTCCTGCACCTCCGCGGGAAAACCAATCTCACGTTTTAGCCATACCTTCGTCGCCTTCTCCCGAGATACGACGCAGCAGATCACCTACTAAATCAAGCATCAAGGGACACTGCAGAAGCAACTCTGCAGCCTCCATTGCACTACAAGCTGTTGTAGACGCGGAGAGGGAGCAGACCAAGAGCGTCACCAATGAAGACGATCTCCCACCACTGATTAATAATATTCAAGCCGATGAATGGCATCCTAAAATAATGCATTCTTCCCCCAGTTTTGGGAACAAGTTTCCAATGGACAATTCTCCTGTTATGCAGAAGACTGCAGGGTTTCAACACCCTTACTCAACTCTGACAGACAAAGAAAATGTCATCAACGAAACGAACCCAGTAAAGCCGGCTTGTGGCAAGCCTGGTAATTCCGAGACAACGCGATACCCACCTCCGACGTTTTTAGACTCTGTGTCGTTGCACCCATCACAAACGTCGACGGGCCCCGTGATCAACAGCACTTACCAATACCAGCAGTCAGGTAGACACTTATACCATTCGAACCATAGGAAACCGAGACCGACGTCGTACTACCCTGGCCTGTTTTCACCTGTGATGGAGCACGGCCCTGCCTATACGTTAACATCCACGTCTCCTGTGAACGTGCCCTCTCAACCTTCGATCAATTACAGCTCCTCTAGTCGGTTGGCCACGTCACCTTTCGATTCTATAGTGAATTTGGGTTCGGATACCGCGATCACATCTACAAAATCGTGCGAGGTATCCCCCAAATTATCGACCAGACGATCCTCTTCATTCACGGATAAGGCGTCTCTTGAAACCTCGGGTGCATCGGGGGACCTTATCCAGTCAAAGCACGATATAGAGTCCCTGATCAAGAAAGTACAGGAACGCACTACGGATAGCAGCTACAAAGTGCAGGAACAGGTTCCTGGTGCCAATGGGCAACCGCTGATGCTGCGAACCAAGAAATCGTCGAGACAAATGCTGCTCTCCCCTGAGAACAAGAAGCGCTACAGTCTGTTCTCGATGCCCACGTCAGAGATGGTCACTCCCGGGTCGCGACAGAGGAATAGGAACTCCGCGTACGTTGCTGCGTCGTACGCGTCGACGGCCCCAGTGCGGCGCAACAAGGAGACGAACGAAACAGAGGACACTTTATCCGAGTTGCCGCCGAAACCGCAAACGGCCAGTGGTGCCACTGCACGTCCGGATCGAAACTCAACGGCTAAAAGAGTGattgatttcttcaagaggAAGAGTATGAAGTTGTGA
- the RPL33A gene encoding 60S ribosomal protein eL33 (similar to Saccharomyces cerevisiae RPL33B (YOR234C) and RPL33A (YPL143W); ancestral locus Anc_8.655): MAESHRLYVKGKHVSYQRSKSVNNPNVSLIKIEGVATPQDAQFYLGKRVAYVYRASKEIRGSKIRVMWGKIARTHGNSGVVRAKFRNNLPAKTFGASVRIFLYPSNI; this comes from the exons ATGGCTGAATCTCACAGAC TATACGTTAAAGGTAAGCACGTTTCTTATCAAAGATCCAAGAGCGTCAACAACCCAAACGTCTCTTTGATCAAGATCGAAGGTGTCGCTACCCCTCAGGACGCCCAGTTCTACCTAGGTAAGCGTGTCGCCTACGTCTACAGAGCCTCCAAGGAAATCAGAGGCTCCAAGATCAGAGTCATGTGGGGGAAGATCGCCAGAACCCACGGGAACTCCGGTGTCGTCAGAGCCAAGTTCAGAAACAACTTGCCTGCCAAGACCTTCGGTGCATCCGTCAGAATCTTCTTGTACCCATCCAACATCTAA
- the KES1 gene encoding oxysterol-binding protein KES1 (similar to Saccharomyces cerevisiae HES1 (YOR237W) and KES1 (YPL145C); ancestral locus Anc_8.658) produces MSSYASSSTWTSFLKSMASFNGDLSSLTAPPFILAPISLTEYSQYWAEHPDLFLESSSIDETNFKEYAASLDPECESLEMAKMLSVTKWFISTLKSQYCSRNETMGSEKKPLNPFLGELFVGKWENKQHPEFGETVLLSEQVSHHPPITAYSIFNDKNGVKLQGYNQVKAGFTKSLMLTVKQFGHTLLDVKGDSYLVTPPPLHIEGILMASPFVELEGKSYLQSSSGLVCVVEFSGRGYFSGKKNSFKAKIYKKFEDTKVKDSQVYTISGQWSGTSKIVKNMGNGVKSEGVEFYDADRTPAEHLVVKDIKDQHPLESRRAWKPTAEAIKNNDMGAIDAAKTQLEQTQRDLRKQEEDKGIRWQRRWFTDVDYSEEPAEDAEKPAGNDVFLKLAAKFGLSTKNVPSGTLLGEREDRKEELQAVHWRFDRKLWDQEKEIVL; encoded by the coding sequence ATGTCGTCTTACGCAAGTAGTTCCACGTGGACATCCTTTCTGAAGTCAATGGCTTCGTTCAACGGGGACCTTTCCTCATTGACTGCACCACCGTTTATACTGGCGCCCATTTCGCTGACGGAGTACTCACAGTACTGGGCTGAACACCCGGATCTGTTTTTGGAGTCCTCTTCGATTGACGAgaccaatttcaaagaatacGCTGCTAGTTTGGACCCGGAGTGTGAGTCCCTAGAGATGGCAAAGATGCTCTCTGTTACGAAATGGTTTATCTCGACGCTGAAGTCCCAGTACTGCTCTCGTAATGAGACGATGGGGTCTGAGAAGAAACCTTTGAACCCGTTCCTCGGTGAACTGTTCGTTGGGAAATGGGAGAATAAGCAACACCCTGAATTCGGCGAAACTGTGCTGCTCAGCGAACAAGTCTCGCACCACCCACCGATTACCGCGTACTCCATCTTCAACGACAAGAACGGCGTCAAGTTGCAAGGGTACAACCAGGTTAAAGCCGGGTTCACGAAGTCCCTAATGCTCACTGTCAAACAGTTTGGTCACACTTTGCTCGACGTCAAGGGCGACTCGTACCTGGTCACACCACCACCTTTGCATATCGAGGGTATCCTGATGGCATCCCCCTTTGTCGAGTTGGAGGGGAAATCGTACCTGCAGAGCTCCTCAGGGCTCGTCTGTGTCGTGGAGTTCTCAGGGAGAGGGTACTTCTCCGGTaagaagaactcgttcaagGCAAAGATCTACAAGAAGTTTGAAGACACAAAGGTCAAGGACTCACAAGTGTACACCATCAGTGGGCAATGGTCCGGTACCTCCAAGATCGTCAAAAACATGGGTAACGGCGTGAAATCGGAGGGTGTCGAATTCTACGACGCGGACAGAACTCCAGCGGAACATCTTGTCGTCAAAGATATCAAGGACCAACATCCGCTAGAGAGCAGAAGGGCGTGGAAACCAACCGCAGAGgccatcaagaacaacgatATGGGTGCCATCGACGCTGCGAAGACACAGCTCGAGCAAACTCAGCGTGACCTCAGGaagcaagaggaggataAGGGCATTAGGTGGCAGCGCAGGTGGTTCACGGACGTCGACTACTCCGAGGAACCGGCAGAGGACGCGGAAAAACCAGCGGGGAACGAtgtcttcttgaaactCGCCGCGAAATTCGGACTCTCCACCAAGAACGTGCCCAGCGGCACTTTGCTCGGCGAAAGAGAGGACAGGAAGGAAGAACTCCAGGCTGTACACTGGAGATTCGACAGAAAGCTGTGGGACCAAGAGAAGGAAATCGTCCTGTGA
- the NOP53 gene encoding Nop53p (similar to Saccharomyces cerevisiae NOP53 (YPL146C); ancestral locus Anc_8.659) → MAPTNITKRPAQHKQSSRKGKKAWRKNIDLTDLESTLEESKDNQIKYGADDIAAVQDDSLFQVDNDGDRALRERLIKRKQIKKNLKSTEILDAIKTNSKVGALTHHKHRKGHSEELPGGDAHHGKGKKVQGVSKREMLKLLALAGRITGESKLENRVAKDGLIKSSSFDLWGDDKSTQIQLSSGIKIDKSKTEKASKELLTMSTTSWSIATKTPKTLKEKPVTIKEFEQTPHAGKSYNPQKRDWSELFEKEYNLEKVREDNRIALEEYRERIRHLMETLDDNEEADSSSSESESEAEAEDDEEGSVDMGLSVNEAIQIKKKTKYQRNRARKHEEKVKLHKELKELKQQFKELENLEEIVESIAVTKSEGTKPKRRKANNNKLGTRYGIMEEKLEIKFQDELGDSLRKLRPEGNLLYENVRKLQSSGKIESRIPTRQRRAKNKITEKWTHKDFK, encoded by the coding sequence ATGGCACCAACGAACATCACTAAGAGGCCCGCACAGCACAAACAGTCGTCCAGAAAGGGCAAGAAAGCGTGGAGGAAGAACATTGACTTGACGGACCTCGAGTCCACGCTGGAGGAATCGAAGGATAACCAGATCAAGTACGGTGCTGATGATATTGCCGCAGTACAGGACGACAGTTTGTTCCAAGTAGACAACGACGGTGACCGCGCCCTGAGGGAGAGACTCATCAAGCGGAAGCAGATAAAGAAGAACCTCAAGAGCACGGAGATTCTGGACGCCATCAAGACGAACTCGAAAGTTGGAGCGTTGACGCATCATAAACACAGGAAGGGCCACAGTGAGGAGTTGCCCGGGGGTGATGCACACCATgggaaggggaagaaggtGCAAGGTGTGTCCAAACGGGAAATGCTGAAGTTGCTTGCATTGGCCGGGAGAATCACTGGTGAATCAAAGTTGGAGAACAGGGTTGCTAAGGATGGGCTTATCAAGTCCTCGTCGTTTGACCTTTGGGGGGACGACAAGTCGACCCAGATCCAGTTGTCCTCCGGGATAAAGATAGACAAAAGCAAGACGGAGAAGGCATCCAAGGAGCTTTTGACCATGTCTACCACCAGTTGGTCCATTGCGACGAAGACCCCGAAGACGCTCAAGGAGAAACCCGTGACCATCAAAGAGTTCGAGCAGACCCCACATGCGGGGAAATCCTACAACCCGCAGAAGAGGGACTGGTCtgaactgtttgaaaaggagtACAACTTGGAGAAAGTCAGAGAGGATAACAGAATCGCACTGGAGGAGTACAGAGAGAGAATTAGACATTTGATGGAGACCTTGGATGATAACGAGGAGGCGGATTCGTCGTCATCGGAGTCCGAGTCCGAGGCCGAAGCggaagacgacgaagaaggaAGCGTCGATATGGGTCTTTCCGTCAACGAGGCAATTcaaatcaagaagaagaccaaGTATCAAAGAAACAGAGCCAGGAAACACGAGGAAAAGGTTAAGCTGCAtaaagagttgaaggaattgaaaCAACAATTCAAGGAACTCGAGAACTTGGAGGAAATTGTCGAATCCATCGCTGTGACCAAATCCGAAGGTACCAAACCGAAGAGGCGGAAGgccaacaacaacaagctgGGTACGCGGTACGGTATCATggaggagaaactggagatCAAATTCCAAGACGAATTGGGCGACTCCCTCAGGAAACTGAGGCCTGAGGGGAACCTGCTGTACGAAAACGTCAGGAAGTTGCAAAGTTCAGGTAAGATTGAGTCTCGTATCCCAACGAGACAGAGAAGAgccaagaacaaaatcaCAGAGAAATGGACTCACAAGGATTTCAAATGA
- the KNAG0J01630 gene encoding uncharacterized protein (ancestral locus Anc_8.662), whose product MSSFAGVLHKYNFNKVAFEFTPSALPNVLIVVGGMTDGLLTVPYVAKLPEVMEPLGYSVINSQLTSSFNGWGVASLRTDVEEMKELVDYLRSEEGGSRKKIVIMGHSTGSQDVIHYLLTYGDSVQGGILQASVSDREAFGTEVPKKTLKDLTARAKKLCEAGSSSQLLPAEYSKYVFGTPITAYRWCSLFALGGDDDYFSSDLSIEQIKQTFGRIDKPFLIAYSELDEFVPAPVDKAGLIRTRQSQSNPQVWSKASGLIKGAGHNVAQHSSQLYLFDMISQFFHEFNL is encoded by the coding sequence ATGTCTTCCTTCGCTGGTGTTCTGCACAAatacaacttcaacaaagtgGCCTTCGAGTTCACCCCCTCGGCGCTCCCCAATGTGCTCATTGTTGTCGGTGGGATGACCGATGGACTACTCACCGTCCCGTACGTAGCAAAATTGCCCGAGGTGATGGAGCCCCTGGGCTATTCTGTAATCAATTCTCAGCTGACTAGTAGCTTCAACGGCTGGGGGGTTGCTTCGCTAAGAACCGATGTCGAAGAGATGAAGGAGCTCGTGGACTATCTAAGATCCGAGGAAGGTGGTAGTAGGAAGAAGATTGTCATTATGGGTCACTCCACAGGTTCCCAGGATGTGATCCACTATCTGCTCACTTATGGAGATTCTGTACAAGGTGGGATTCTCCAGGCCTCTGTCTCAGACAGAGAGGCCTTTGGTACGGAAGTCCCCAAGAAGACTCTAAAAGATCTGACAGCGCGGGCCAAGAAACTGTGCGAGGCCGGTTCCAGTTCCCAATTACTGCCTGCCGAATACTCAAAGTATGTATTCGGCACGCCAATTACAGCGTACAGATGGTGTTCACTGTTCGCATTGGGGGGCGACGATGACTACTTCTCGAGCGACTTGAGCATTGAGCAGATCAAGCAAACTTTTGGTCGCATCGACAAGCCTTTCCTCATTGCTTACTCGGAGTTGGACGAGTTTGTGCCAGCTCCAGTAGACAAGGCTGGCCTGATACGTACTCGGCAAAGCCAGAGCAACCCACAGGTCTGGTCTAAGGCTTCTGGATTGATCAAGGGAGCTGGGCACAACGTTGCGCAACACTCGTCCCAGCTGTACCTGTTCGATATGATCTCACAATTCTTCCACGAATTTAATCTGTAA
- the PPT2 gene encoding holo-[acyl-carrier-protein] synthase (similar to Saccharomyces cerevisiae PPT2 (YPL148C); ancestral locus Anc_8.664): MLGIGVDLVYLPRISKLIAKYKGSSTLNAICGKFMCAQEQAHMGQLLLSGDATRTVQYMAGVWAAKEAVYKALSCFVPSNALPPAQTVYSQLMHKHNVGKCPTLSTLESFPQLYPQHEQFYSKYILPSRMLLSISHDGDYLIAYTTVSKK, translated from the coding sequence ATGCTCGGTATCGGGGTCGATCTGGTGTACCTACCTCGAATAAGCAAACTGATCGCTAAATACAAGGGCTCATCCACTCTAAATGCGATATGCGGTAAGTTCATGTGTGCGCAAGAACAGGCGCACATGGGGCAGCTGCTCCTCTCTGGAGATGCCACTCGTACAGTACAGTATATGGCTGGGGTATGGGCGGCAAAGGAGGCTGTATACAAGGCGCTCAGTTGTTTTGTCCCATCGAATGCGCTACCGCCGGCACAGACGGTATATTCGCAATTGATGCACAAGCACAATGTGGGCAAGTGCCCAACATTGTCGACGCTAGAATCGTTTCCACAATTGTATCCACAACATGAACAGTTCTACAGCAAATATATTCTCCCGAGTCGAATGCTTCTGTCTATTTCACATGACGGGGATTATCTAATAGCGTATAC